In the Dendrosporobacter quercicolus genome, ACACACTAAAATGCCGACCAAGCCATTACGCATAAAATAGCCCTGCGTCACCCTGGTCAAATCCTGCGGGCTAATGATCAAATGCTGATAAATCAAGACTACCCCCGCCAGCAGCACCCCGGTATAATAAAATAGGTTAAGTTGAAACAGCAGGCCAACCAGAACAAAAGAAGCAATGCTTACCCCATGCATCAGCTTAGCCAGTTTCAATGCACCGGCAACGCCAAATCGCACCGGCATTGAGTTAAGACCATGCTGCTGATCGAACGCAATATCCTGGCAGCCATAAATAACGTCAAAAGCGGCAATCCAGATGCCAACCGCCAGTCCTAAAAAAACGATTGGCAAAGTCAGTTCGCCTCTGATTGCCATCCAGGCGCCGATTGGCGCAATAGAGAGCGCCAAGCCTAAAATCAGGTGACAGGTCCAGGAAAATCGCTTCATATAGGGATAGACAGCCAGGGGAATAATCGCCACCGGCGTCAGTTTCAGGCAGACCGGATGCAAATTGGCGGCGGCGACAATAAATACAGCCAGGCTTACAGCGATCAAGACAATGGCTTCCCACACTTTCACCGCACCGGTTACCATTGGCCGTTGTTGAAACCGGGGATGAATTCTATCATATTTTAAATCGATAAAATTATTCAGGGCCAGCGCCGCACTGCGCGCGCCAATCATTGCCAGCGTAATCCAGAGCAAATCGCGGCCGCCGGGCAGGCCCTCCGCCGCCAATGAGGCTCCCATATAAGCAAAAGGCAGCGCAAAAACGGAGTGGGAAAAAGCGATGTTTTCTAAATGAGCTTTTATCTTATCCAAGGCCGAGTTCCTTCCACTTGGCATCCACCATTTGTTTAACCTCATCGGACATGACAATTTCGTCCGGCCATTCCCGCTGATTGCCTTCTTCGGGCCAGGTTTTCGTAGCATCAATACCGACTTTTGTTCCCCAATTTGGCATGGGCGACGAATGGTCAAGCACGTCCAGCGGTCCATCGACCAGCACAATATCCCGTCTGGCATCAATATTGTTAAAAACCCGCCACCAAACTTCTTTCGTGTCCTGAACATTGACATGCGCGTCAACAACAATGACCATTTTAGTAAACATCATTTGTCCCATACCCCAAATTGCATGCATTACTTTTTTGGCATGCTGCGGATAGCTTTTTTTTATTGAGATCATTGCGCAATTATGAAAAACACCTTCCAGCGGCAGGTTAATATCAAGAATTTCCGGCAGTTGCTGCTGGAGGAAAGGTAAAAAGATCCGTTCAGTGGCTTTGGCCAAATAACAATCCTCCATTGGCGGTTTGCCGACAATGGTAGCCGGATAAATCGGATCTTTACGGTGAGTAATACAGGTAATGTGAAATACCGGGTACTGATCGGCCAGCGAGTAATAGCCGGTATGATCGCCAAACGGCCCTTCAGTTCTTAATTCATCCAATAATACATACCCTTCAAGAACAATTTCGGAATGGGCCGGAACCTCTACATCAACGGTTTCGCATTGAATCATTTCTACCGGCTTCTTACGTAAAAAACCGGCAAATACCATTTCATCAATATCGCGCGGCAATGGCGCCGTAGCAGCGTAAGTCAGGGCGGGATCGCCGCCGATGGCTACCGCAACCTCGATTCTGTCTTTGCCCATTTCGCGGTGGGCCCGGAAATTTTCGGCGCCATTTTTATGAATATGCCAATGCATCCCGGTTGTCTGCCCGTCATAGATCTGCAGCCGGTACATGCCGACATTGCGTTTGCCGGTCACTGGATTCTTCGTAAATATCAGCGGCAGTGTGATAAATTTCCCTGCATCTCCCGGCCAGCATTTTAAGACAGGAAATTTTTCAAGCGAAGGCTGATCTTTAATAATGACTTCTTTACACGGGCCTTTTTTTACGTATTTCGGAAAATTAATCGCCCGCTTCGCTTGCGGCACAATTTTAATTAAATCAAGCTTGTTTTGCAGCGATATATAAGGCAGTTTCAGTATTTCACGTATTTCCTGGGCAATATCGTCAATTTTCTCTACGCCTAAAGCGAAAGCCATTCGTTCCATGCTGCCAAAAGCATTCATCAGCACCGGTACATCATAGCCTTTAACATTCTCAAACAGCAAGGCGACATTTTTATCCCCGGTCATTTTGGATACACGATCGGTTATTTCGGTAATCTCCAGGTCACTGTCCACGCTTTGTTTTATTCGCTTCAGCCAGCCGCGGGCTTCCAGCGCCGCAATAAACTCCCTTAAATCAGTAAAAGCCAAAATGAATGCTCCTTTCAACTACTTCCGCAAGATATATTTTACGATAAAAACACTCAACTCATATAGCAATATAACTGGAACAGCAACCATAGTCTGAGAAAACACATCAGGTGTCGGTGAGATAACTGCTCCGATCACGAAAGCCAAAACTAATACAATTTTTCGCTTTAGGATTAAAAAGCCCGAACTGACAAAGCCAAATTTAGCCAAAACCAGGATAAATAGCGGCAATTCAAAAATAAACCCAAACGGCGCAAGAAAGGATATGACAAACGATAAATATTGCCCCAGCGAAAACATCGGCTGTAAATCCTCGGTGGCAAAGCCCATAAAAAATTTGATTCCGGCCGGCAGCACCAAATAATAAGAAAAAGCCAAACCAATAAAAAATAACACTACCGATACCGGCACCAGCAAATTTACAACGGTACGCTCATTAGCCGTTAACGCCGGTACGATAAACGACCATATCTGATATAAAATTACCGGCAGGCTGACTAAAAATCCGGCAAAAAAAGATACCTTTAAATATGTAAAAAAAGCTTCCGCCGGATTCATATAATACAATTTTCCAGCAGGAGCAGTGATAAAATGTACAAGTTCCTGAGCATAGAAGTAGCTGACAGCACTGCTTATCCCCACTGCAATCAGGCAAATAATCAGTCGCCGCCGCAATTCTTCCAAATGACCAATGAAAGACATTTCACCTGTATCAGACTGTTCGGCCTGGATATGATGATGGGCTGTTTTATCAGGCATTACCAGTTCCTCACTTTGTTTCGTCAGGCTTTTTCAATTCACTCTGATTTGCGTCTTCTTTCGTTACTTCGCTTGTGGCCCGTTTAAATTCCTGTAAACTCCGGCCCAGCGCTTTACCTATTTCCGGCAGCTTAGCGGGGCCAAAAACAACTAAAGCAATAATTAGTATTAAAATTAATTCAGGCATTCCTATGTTAAACAGCATCATCGCCCCCTTTTTGATTTCTTTCTTAATATATTATACAATTGACCCTAAAAAAAAACAAGGACGCAGGAAAACCTGCCGTCCTTGTTTTACCAGCAGAAATTGACACGGGCAATAGTTGACGCAAGCCGCTTTCGACTCTTATGGCAGCATCCACGACAGCCAGTATGCCTGCGCGTAAGTAAGGCAGGCCATAAGTAAGACCATAGCGATACTGTGTCCGAGCGTAAACCGGAAGATGGTGCCTTCTTCCCCAACCAAACCGGTGGCAGCCGTAGCGACGGAGATACTCTGCGGCGAAATCATTTTGCCGCAAACACCACCGGACGAGTTAGCGGCCACTGTCAGGTAAGGATCTACGCCCACTTGCTCGGCCGCAGTCTTTTGCATCCCGCAGAACAGAGCGTTTGCCGAAGTATCAGAACCGGTCAGAAAAACGCCCAGCCAGCCCAAAATTGGTGAAAAGAAAGGAAAGAGCGAACCGGTGGCCGTAAATGCCAGCCCCATCGTTGAACTCATACCGGAATAATTCATAATATAGGCCAAGCCCAAAATCATTGCAATCGTCAAAATCGGCCATTTAAGCTGTTTAACCGTCTTGAAGAAGCAGGAAATGGCTTTACTCAGACCGTAGTTAGGAATAACCGCCAGAGAAATCAGGCCGGAAAACAGGATTGCAGTACCGGCAGCCGACAGCAAATTGAAGGAGTATTTTGCTGCATATGCGGCATCCTGGGGAACAACCGGTGTGGTTTTTATCACCAGATTGTGCAATCCAGGCCATAAAATAAACAAATCTTTGTCAATATTAACCAGTATATTCTTCAGGCCGACGAATTTATCGTCCGCCCAGAGGAATACCAGCGCCGCCAAAATCAAATACGGCGCCCAGGCCCGCAGGATCTGGCCGGTGGAATAAGGGCATTTGACAACGCCTTGGGAAGGCTCTTCATCAGGGAAGTGCCAGGCTTTGGCAGGTTTCCATACTTTTAAAAAGAGCAATAAGCCAACAATAGTCACAATAGCGGAGGTAATATCCGGAAGATAGGCATTGACATAGTTTGCCGTGTAAAATTGTGTTCCCGCAAAGCAGACACCGGCTACAATCACTGCCGGCAGAACTTCCATGGCCCCTTTCCAGCCGGACATGGTCACCACCAGCCATAACGGTACAAAGACCGAGAGAAACGGCAATTGACGCCCGACAACCTGACTGACATGCATGAGATCAAGATTGGTAACCTGTGCGGCCACAACCACCGGAATACCAATAGCGCCAAAAGCCACCGGCGCAGTGTTGGCAATCAGGCAGATACCGGCTGCATAGACGGGGTTAAAGCCAAGTCCCACCAGCATGGCGGCAGTGATTGCCACCGGAGTGCCAAAACCTGCCGTGCCTTCGATAAACGAACCAAACGCAAAGGCAATAAACAGCGCCTGCAACCGACGGTCATCGGTAATGGCCGCAAGCGAACTTTTAATAATTTCAAATTCCCCTGATTCAACAGTCATGTTGTACACCCAGATTGCGGTTACAACAATCCAAATAATGGGGAATATGCCATAGGCAGCGCCGTTTAAAATTGATCCAACCGCTAAACCGGCGGGCATACCGTAAACAAAAACGGAAACCAGAAGGGCCGAAAGCAGACCGAACGCAGCGGCCACATGCCCCTTAGCACGCTTAATACCCAGCATATATAAAATGATAAATAGCGGAATTGCTGCAACCAAGCCTGAAGTTACCATACTGCCTAAGGGGTTATAGTTTTGAACCCAAGTCATTACATACACTCCTTTTAAAAGTGATTTTTCAAGTATCAACGATAAAGTTCTCCGCTAACGCAACAGGCTGATACTCCCCCCTTTCCTGGTATGAATGCCAGGTAAAACTTATGCGGTTTTACTATTATCCTATTGCTTAAAACACCTCCTTATTCAATATTTCTGCATTTGATTAATGATTTAAAGTCCGGTAACAGCATAGCCGTTCCGGATGGAAACAGGCGGATGAACGCAGCCGGAATTAACTGTATTTTTTTTATATTTAGATTATTCTAGGTATTTGAATAATTTCCTGCAAAATTTTCTATAATAAAACTTTAATGGAAAATTTTCAACCCCTTTTTTGTTTTACTTACTATCTTATATGTTTTTTAAATTACTTTATTACACCTACCGCCTCATTAATTCATCTGTCTAGTACAACCCAAACGAGAGTACCGGTTGCACTTTGCCTGCCGGTCATAAAAAATAGTTCTTGCAGCCTGCAAGAACTATCGACTAAATGGATGTATTGTAACGGGAATGATAAATGCTTGGAAAAATCCTCAACACTTCTGCGCCGCCGTGCTTGTACCAGCGCATCGCCTCTTGAATCGTGTCAAGATGTTCACGCATTTTATCCCGGGCCAGACGGGGATCTTTTGCAGCAACCGCCTCAAAGATTTCACAATGAGCCTGATAAAAAAGCTCACTCATCCTGGGAATTAAAAATAGGGTTAGCCGTAAAGAACGGTAATTGCTGGTCAGCAATTGCGAAATGGTCTGGGCCACTTTCAGTAAAACCGGATTATGCGCTGCCCTGACCAAAATATAGTGAAATTTCGCATCAATGTCCTCGGCATGACCGCCGCCGGCAACTTCCGCCTGCATTTGCTGCAATGACTGCCGCAGTTCTTCAAGCTCGCCAGGCGTCGCCCTCATGGCAGCCAGCGCCGCCGTTTCCACTTCAATGATTTTTCGCATCTCCAGCAAATGAAGAATATCAACAGCTTCAGTGCGGACGGATGTCGCCAATATCTCCAGCATGCTCTCGGAAGGCAGGTGCCGCACATAACTGCCTTCGCCAGGCTGAATCGCGATAATCCCCATCATTTCCAAAGCGCTGAGCGCCTCACGTACGGATGCCCGGCTGACCTTGAATTGACCAGCCAAATCCCGCTCAGACAACAGCTTGTCGCCGGATTTTAGACGGCCTTCTTCAATTGCCAGTTTTATCTGATGAACAATTTCCTCATAAACCTTTTTCGTTCTTACCGGCCGGAACATACGCGCCCCCAGATTTAAAAATTTCGCATCTCAATAAATTCAGCAACCGCCAAAAAAGCTTCCCTGATATCTGGCGGAACTGCTGCCGGCAGTAAAATTCTGGCCCGGTTAAGATATTCTCCCACCAATTTGTACGAGTATTCAACAGCGTCGGTCTCATGAATAATTTGTAAGCCACGGGCCAGTTCCGCCTCAGTCATATTACAGGTTGCAACAATCGTTCTAAGCTCCGCCGCCGCCGGGCTATGCTTAAGGGCGTACAGCACCGGCAGGGTAACGATGCCCTGCCGCAAATCATTGCCGGCTGGTTTGCCCAATTGTTCCGAAGAAGCTGTTATGTCTAAGATATCATCAGTAATCTGGAACGCCATGCCGATCGAATAGCCGTAATCGCGCAAGGCCTGGACATAGGCCTCAGGCAACCCGGCGGTCAAAGCCCCCAACTCACAGCTGGCGGCAATAAAATCCGCCGTTTTTTTCGCTATGCGGCTCAAATATTCCATTTCATGCTGCTCGGGGTTAAATATATCCTGGTTTTGAATAATTTCCCCCTCGCTCATCGAGCAGATAACTTCCGTCAGCACCTGCATGACCCTTCCCGATACCTGCGAGGAAGCCACAATCGAGAAAGCTTTCGCAAATAGATAATCGCCAATCAGCACCGACATTTGATTCCCCCACTTATTGTTGGCTGTGGGTATCCCGCGCCTGGTCGCCGCATTGTCAATCACATCGTCATGCACCAGTGTGGCCATATGAATAAGTTCAATTGCCGTTGCCAGGGGCTGGAGCTTTGCCTGATCGTCACAGCCGCAGCGGGCGCTCAAAAAATAAAGGGCAGGCCGCAAACGTTTGCCGCCTGCCTGTACCAAATGTTCACTAATCTCGGTGATCAGGTGGACTGGAGAGTGTATTATCGAAAGCAGCTCAGCTTCCAATGCAGTTAAATCATTTTGAACTATTCCGAAAAATATAGAATTTTTTATCAATCTTATCACCTACAAGCTAAGTCTGTTACTATAATACACTATTTAATATTTTAAAGTCCAGTTATTTCTTTTTTTCCACCCGAATAGCCGTATCCGGACAAACCAGTTGGCAGATCCCGCACGCGATGCATTTCCCCATGTCCGCTTCTACCCTGGGAGTACCATATACGCCCAGTTCCTCGGACCAGCTGATGCATTTAACCGGACACTTTTCAATACATAAGCCACAGCCTTTGCAAAGTCCTGAAAAATTAGCCCACAGCCCTTTTTCACTGCCATATTGAGAAGACTTCCATTTGACCTTTTCCATGTTTCAATCCCCTCCTCATACCGCATTCATGATCAATTCGTAGCCGCGTTCAAGTGCTTTGAAATTCATTTCCCGTAATTTAGGGTTTGCGGTAAATTTTGCGCCCAGCCTTACTTCCAGTGCGTTTTTGATGCTGTCCAGCGGCAATACATTGGTTGCGGCAATAATCGCACCGAGAATGATTACATTAAACACCCGCGGATGCAGTTCATTTTTGGCGATGTCATTGGCCGGAATGGCAATCACCCGTTTAACTTCCGGAATATCAGCCGGATCCACGCCGGCGCTTTCGGTGGTAAAAGAGCAGGTCTTCGGCTCGCCGGCAATTAAATCCTGCGCCAGATCCTCGTTCGGATGCTCGGCTGTAGGACAGGGCGGAGTAACATCAAAATACTGCATTCCCACAATATTGTCATGCACTTCCCCTTCCTGAATCAGCGAATTATCGTAGATATAGATGGTATCCGGCCCGGCATGGTCAGTCGTTCTTTTTACCGCCCGCGGACTCAGCGGTATTAGGATATCGGCCTTAATAAATTTAGGCGCGCCAATAGCCCCTTCACTGATTTGCACATAAGCGATCGAAACGCCGCCACGCTGTTCAACGCCGAAATTTGGGATATACAAGGCATTTTTCCCTTCTTCATTTGCAGCTTCGGCCAGTATTTCAGCAATTGACTGCACGCCCTGGCCGCCTTCACCTGCCAGCGCAATTTTGATTACTTTAGACATCGCCTTAGCCCTCCTTCGCTTGCAGCGGGCGCAATTCGCCTACCTTAAAATACTGGGTCATATCTTTTTCAATAAATTCCCAGGTTTGTTTCGCATTGGTCCGCCAGTTGGTCGGACAGCCCGATAACGCTTCAACAAACGAAAAACCATTGCCGGCAAGTTGGTTTTCCAAAGCTTTTTTAATAAAACCCTTAAGCTGACGGACATTGGCAACCGTGCCGCGAGCCACATAAGCCCCTTCCGGGGCCACAGCCGCCACCATTTCCGGCCCTTTCGTCGGAGCTCCGGTTTGTAGAATATCACGCCCATACGGGCTGGTCTCCGTCTTCATTCCCGGCAGCGAAGTTGGCGACATTTGGCCGCCGGTCATACCGTAATTAGAGTTATTGCAGACAATGACTGTAATTTTTTCATTCCGGACAGCGGCATTGAATAAATGCTGCGAACCAATGGCATAGCCGCCTCCGTCCCCCATATAAGCAATACCGGCAATCTCGGGTTTGGCGCGCTTCATCCCGGTGATCACCGGAGTGGTGCGGCCATGATGCGTTTGAACGGTGTCAAAGTCAAAAAAATCCCAGGCCAGCAATGAACAGCCGATATCACAGCCAAATACAATTCTATCGCGAAGCCCCAGCTCATCAACCGCTTCGCCCAAAGCTTTTAAAATAACGCCATGACCACAGCCAGGACAAAATTTATGCGGTTTGCTGGCTTCGTTCCAACAGGTTGGCATTGCCGGCTGCAGAATATTATTTTCGATCAATTCCTGCATCTTAGTGATCCCTCCGGTTTACAATTTGCTGACTTCCGCGTATATTTCTTCACTGGTTATCCCTACGCCCGGTCTGAGCATCGGTGTAATTTCAAGCGTACTGCCATAAATATTGTTCTGGACAATCTTTAAAAGCTGACCATAGGCCGACTCAGCCAGGAATAACTTTCCAGCGCCTTGGATCGCTTGCTTCAGCTGCTTTTCAGGAAACGGACGCAGGGTTATCGGCCGGAAATAACCAACCCTGCGCCCTTCTTCCCGTAATTTTTGGTAAGCGCCCAACGCGGCTCGCGATACCACGCCATGGCTGATTATAATGATCTCGGCATCGCCACAGCCTTGTTCATCCCATTCAGGCAGTTTATCCGCCAAAGCATCGAAATCGGCCTGATGCCCTTGCAAAATTTCATACAATTCATCCTCGGTATTTAAACAATTGCGCAGATGCTTTGCTTTTCGGCCGGGATTACCAAGGTCGGCCACAATGGGTTCGGGGTTAACCAGTTTAAGACCTCTGGACTCCGGATCATAAATGGTTAGCGGTTCGCGCATTTTGGCCTGATAGCCGTCGCCAAGCACAAACGTTGGGAACCGGTAAGTCCAGGCTACATCAAAAGCTTTAATTGTATAATCAAATAAATCTTGATGAGTCGCCGGCGAGTAGACAATCCGGTACCCTTCGCCATTGCCGCCAAAACAGGTAAGCGTTGTCTCCTGTTGCCCGTAAATGACGGTAGCGGTAGAAGGGCCGCCCCGCTGCTGAATAATATAGACCACCGGCAGGCGCATCATCTCAGCCATGCCCGCCGATTCCTGCATTAATACATTGCCGGGCCCGGACGTGGCGGTAAAGGCTTTGGTCCCGGTAAAGACACCGCCTAAAGTGGTAAAACCGGCCGATATTTCATCTTCGGTCTGCAGAAATTTTTTCTCATATTTTGGAGCCAGTCTTGTCCAATAATGCATGATTTCGTTCTGCGGCGTTATTGGATATCCATACATAATTTCGGCTTTAGCGGCCACTGCAGCCCAGGCAATCACTTCATTGCCTGTCATAAACACTCTTCGTTCACCTTGTAGTGAAACTTCAGCCATTGCCGGCACCTCCTGTTCATCTTCCGGTCTTACATCCACAATTCGTTATCACCGTTTACTATTTCCAAAAATACAACTGTCATTCACAAGAAACCGTAAAACCGCTTCGGATGCTATAATAAAATGTACAGGGATGGGCGATATCGCCCATCCCTGTACATTTTATTATAGCTTATGGAATCATCCAGGACAGCCAATATGCCTGTGCGTAGGTCATCAGCATAACGGCTATTGCCAGAATGATGGAATGGATTACCGTAAAATTGAACAAATCGCCTTCCTTACCGACCAGGCCGGTCGCTGCAGTTGCGACCGCGATACTCTGCGGTGAAATCATTTTTCCGGTTACACCGCCGGAAGAGTTGGCGGCAACCGTAAGCACCGGATCGATGCCAACCTGTTGGGCAGTGACTGCCTGCAGGTTGCAAAACAGCGCATTGGCCGAAGTGTCCGAGCCTGTCAGGAATACGCCCAACCAGCCGAGCAGCGGGGAAAAAAGCGGGAAAAAGTGACCGCTGCCCGCCAAAAATATTCCCAAAGATGCGCTCATGCCGGAATAGTTCATGATATAAGCCAGGCCAAGCACACAAGGAATATTGATTAAAGGCTTGGTAAGCTGACTAAAGGTCTTGCCTAAAATACTGAAATATTTACCCGCTCCCACTCCCAATATCGCCGCTGAAATAATACTGGCAATAAATAAGGCGGTACCGGCGGCGCTCAGCCAGTTCACTTTAAAAATGGCCGCCATAGGCGTAGGTGTAGGCACAAGCGGGGCGATCTGAGTAATTGCCATATCTAAACCGGGAACATGCCATTTATATGTGAATGTATCCAGCACTGCCGCAACCGGCTTGAGACCCCAGAGAACCACCATCACCGTCAGCAAAATGAACGGCGACCAGGCTTTCATCACTTTGCCGGCGGAAATATCTTGCAAGCTGCCGGCTGTAGCCGCCGGAGCCCGCTCATCAGGAAAACGCCAGATCGAAACCGGCTTCCAGACCTTTAGTAATATTGTCAGACCAACAATTGCCGCCAATGAAGATAAAATATCCGGCAATTCCGGCCCAATATAGTTTGAAGAAAACCATTGCAGACCGGCAAAAGCAATACCCGCAACTAAGCAGGCGGGCAGGACTTCCATCGCCGATTTCCAGCCGGCCATCAATACAACCAGCCAAATGGGGATGATTACCGACAAAAACGGCA is a window encoding:
- a CDS encoding UbiA-like polyprenyltransferase, with translation MDKIKAHLENIAFSHSVFALPFAYMGASLAAEGLPGGRDLLWITLAMIGARSAALALNNFIDLKYDRIHPRFQQRPMVTGAVKVWEAIVLIAVSLAVFIVAAANLHPVCLKLTPVAIIPLAVYPYMKRFSWTCHLILGLALSIAPIGAWMAIRGELTLPIVFLGLAVGIWIAAFDVIYGCQDIAFDQQHGLNSMPVRFGVAGALKLAKLMHGVSIASFVLVGLLFQLNLFYYTGVLLAGVVLIYQHLIISPQDLTRVTQGYFMRNGLVGILVCLFTLVSLLF
- a CDS encoding menaquinone biosynthesis decarboxylase → MAFTDLREFIAALEARGWLKRIKQSVDSDLEITEITDRVSKMTGDKNVALLFENVKGYDVPVLMNAFGSMERMAFALGVEKIDDIAQEIREILKLPYISLQNKLDLIKIVPQAKRAINFPKYVKKGPCKEVIIKDQPSLEKFPVLKCWPGDAGKFITLPLIFTKNPVTGKRNVGMYRLQIYDGQTTGMHWHIHKNGAENFRAHREMGKDRIEVAVAIGGDPALTYAATAPLPRDIDEMVFAGFLRKKPVEMIQCETVDVEVPAHSEIVLEGYVLLDELRTEGPFGDHTGYYSLADQYPVFHITCITHRKDPIYPATIVGKPPMEDCYLAKATERIFLPFLQQQLPEILDINLPLEGVFHNCAMISIKKSYPQHAKKVMHAIWGMGQMMFTKMVIVVDAHVNVQDTKEVWWRVFNNIDARRDIVLVDGPLDVLDHSSPMPNWGTKVGIDATKTWPEEGNQREWPDEIVMSDEVKQMVDAKWKELGLG
- the tatC gene encoding twin-arginine translocase subunit TatC produces the protein MPDKTAHHHIQAEQSDTGEMSFIGHLEELRRRLIICLIAVGISSAVSYFYAQELVHFITAPAGKLYYMNPAEAFFTYLKVSFFAGFLVSLPVILYQIWSFIVPALTANERTVVNLLVPVSVVLFFIGLAFSYYLVLPAGIKFFMGFATEDLQPMFSLGQYLSFVISFLAPFGFIFELPLFILVLAKFGFVSSGFLILKRKIVLVLAFVIGAVISPTPDVFSQTMVAVPVILLYELSVFIVKYILRK
- the tatA gene encoding twin-arginine translocase TatA/TatE family subunit, which codes for MMLFNIGMPELILILIIALVVFGPAKLPEIGKALGRSLQEFKRATSEVTKEDANQSELKKPDETK
- a CDS encoding L-lactate permease, whose protein sequence is MTWVQNYNPLGSMVTSGLVAAIPLFIILYMLGIKRAKGHVAAAFGLLSALLVSVFVYGMPAGLAVGSILNGAAYGIFPIIWIVVTAIWVYNMTVESGEFEIIKSSLAAITDDRRLQALFIAFAFGSFIEGTAGFGTPVAITAAMLVGLGFNPVYAAGICLIANTAPVAFGAIGIPVVVAAQVTNLDLMHVSQVVGRQLPFLSVFVPLWLVVTMSGWKGAMEVLPAVIVAGVCFAGTQFYTANYVNAYLPDITSAIVTIVGLLLFLKVWKPAKAWHFPDEEPSQGVVKCPYSTGQILRAWAPYLILAALVFLWADDKFVGLKNILVNIDKDLFILWPGLHNLVIKTTPVVPQDAAYAAKYSFNLLSAAGTAILFSGLISLAVIPNYGLSKAISCFFKTVKQLKWPILTIAMILGLAYIMNYSGMSSTMGLAFTATGSLFPFFSPILGWLGVFLTGSDTSANALFCGMQKTAAEQVGVDPYLTVAANSSGGVCGKMISPQSISVATAATGLVGEEGTIFRFTLGHSIAMVLLMACLTYAQAYWLSWMLP
- a CDS encoding FadR/GntR family transcriptional regulator; protein product: MFRPVRTKKVYEEIVHQIKLAIEEGRLKSGDKLLSERDLAGQFKVSRASVREALSALEMMGIIAIQPGEGSYVRHLPSESMLEILATSVRTEAVDILHLLEMRKIIEVETAALAAMRATPGELEELRQSLQQMQAEVAGGGHAEDIDAKFHYILVRAAHNPVLLKVAQTISQLLTSNYRSLRLTLFLIPRMSELFYQAHCEIFEAVAAKDPRLARDKMREHLDTIQEAMRWYKHGGAEVLRIFPSIYHSRYNTSI
- a CDS encoding polyprenyl synthetase family protein; amino-acid sequence: MIKNSIFFGIVQNDLTALEAELLSIIHSPVHLITEISEHLVQAGGKRLRPALYFLSARCGCDDQAKLQPLATAIELIHMATLVHDDVIDNAATRRGIPTANNKWGNQMSVLIGDYLFAKAFSIVASSQVSGRVMQVLTEVICSMSEGEIIQNQDIFNPEQHEMEYLSRIAKKTADFIAASCELGALTAGLPEAYVQALRDYGYSIGMAFQITDDILDITASSEQLGKPAGNDLRQGIVTLPVLYALKHSPAAAELRTIVATCNMTEAELARGLQIIHETDAVEYSYKLVGEYLNRARILLPAAVPPDIREAFLAVAEFIEMRNF
- a CDS encoding 4Fe-4S binding protein; protein product: MEKVKWKSSQYGSEKGLWANFSGLCKGCGLCIEKCPVKCISWSEELGVYGTPRVEADMGKCIACGICQLVCPDTAIRVEKKK
- a CDS encoding 2-oxoacid:acceptor oxidoreductase family protein encodes the protein MSKVIKIALAGEGGQGVQSIAEILAEAANEEGKNALYIPNFGVEQRGGVSIAYVQISEGAIGAPKFIKADILIPLSPRAVKRTTDHAGPDTIYIYDNSLIQEGEVHDNIVGMQYFDVTPPCPTAEHPNEDLAQDLIAGEPKTCSFTTESAGVDPADIPEVKRVIAIPANDIAKNELHPRVFNVIILGAIIAATNVLPLDSIKNALEVRLGAKFTANPKLREMNFKALERGYELIMNAV
- a CDS encoding thiamine pyrophosphate-dependent enzyme, encoding MQELIENNILQPAMPTCWNEASKPHKFCPGCGHGVILKALGEAVDELGLRDRIVFGCDIGCSLLAWDFFDFDTVQTHHGRTTPVITGMKRAKPEIAGIAYMGDGGGYAIGSQHLFNAAVRNEKITVIVCNNSNYGMTGGQMSPTSLPGMKTETSPYGRDILQTGAPTKGPEMVAAVAPEGAYVARGTVANVRQLKGFIKKALENQLAGNGFSFVEALSGCPTNWRTNAKQTWEFIEKDMTQYFKVGELRPLQAKEG
- a CDS encoding ferredoxin oxidoreductase, with the protein product MAEVSLQGERRVFMTGNEVIAWAAVAAKAEIMYGYPITPQNEIMHYWTRLAPKYEKKFLQTEDEISAGFTTLGGVFTGTKAFTATSGPGNVLMQESAGMAEMMRLPVVYIIQQRGGPSTATVIYGQQETTLTCFGGNGEGYRIVYSPATHQDLFDYTIKAFDVAWTYRFPTFVLGDGYQAKMREPLTIYDPESRGLKLVNPEPIVADLGNPGRKAKHLRNCLNTEDELYEILQGHQADFDALADKLPEWDEQGCGDAEIIIISHGVVSRAALGAYQKLREEGRRVGYFRPITLRPFPEKQLKQAIQGAGKLFLAESAYGQLLKIVQNNIYGSTLEITPMLRPGVGITSEEIYAEVSKL
- a CDS encoding L-lactate permease, yielding MTWTQNYDPMGSIAVSALIAALPIIVIFYLLAVRRVPGQVAGAIALAVAVLVAIIGFKMPVGLALITTGMGALYGIFPIFWIIITAIFIYNMTVETGDFEVIKDSIATITDDRRLQALLVAFAFGAFLEGAAGFGAPVAISAGMLVGLGFNPLYAAGLCLIANTAPVAFGAIGIPVITGAAVANLDVMKVSAMVGRQLPFLSVIIPIWLVVLMAGWKSAMEVLPACLVAGIAFAGLQWFSSNYIGPELPDILSSLAAIVGLTILLKVWKPVSIWRFPDERAPAATAGSLQDISAGKVMKAWSPFILLTVMVVLWGLKPVAAVLDTFTYKWHVPGLDMAITQIAPLVPTPTPMAAIFKVNWLSAAGTALFIASIISAAILGVGAGKYFSILGKTFSQLTKPLINIPCVLGLAYIMNYSGMSASLGIFLAGSGHFFPLFSPLLGWLGVFLTGSDTSANALFCNLQAVTAQQVGIDPVLTVAANSSGGVTGKMISPQSIAVATAATGLVGKEGDLFNFTVIHSIILAIAVMLMTYAQAYWLSWMIP